In Sphingobium sp. Cam5-1, the following proteins share a genomic window:
- a CDS encoding enoyl-CoA hydratase, whose protein sequence is MVEYIRYAVEERVATITLDRADRANAQNEPFLQQLNEAWEKAAADESVRVILLRAEGKHFSAGHDVSEEAIRDGSFNRIRETIPERGLLGIHEWEAKHYLGYSKRWRDIPKPSIAAVQGACIAGGLLLAWPCDLIIAADDARFSDPVVLMGIGGVEYHGHTWELGPRKAKEMLFTAKPIDAHEAERRGMVNRVVPRAELDAHALALAREIAQMHPHALAMAKRAVNQTLDIMGQSTALQSCFDIHQLGHASAYGQTGEFIVAGMDKVKSHS, encoded by the coding sequence ATGGTAGAATATATCCGTTACGCGGTCGAGGAACGGGTCGCGACGATCACGCTGGATCGCGCCGACCGGGCGAACGCGCAGAATGAACCTTTTTTGCAGCAGTTGAACGAGGCGTGGGAAAAGGCTGCGGCGGATGAGTCCGTGCGCGTCATCCTTCTGCGCGCGGAGGGCAAGCATTTTTCCGCCGGGCATGATGTGAGCGAGGAGGCCATTCGCGACGGGTCGTTCAACCGCATTCGCGAGACGATCCCGGAGCGCGGACTGCTGGGCATCCATGAATGGGAGGCGAAGCATTATCTCGGCTATTCCAAGCGTTGGCGCGATATTCCCAAGCCTTCGATCGCAGCGGTTCAGGGGGCGTGCATCGCGGGCGGGCTGCTGCTCGCCTGGCCGTGCGACCTGATCATCGCTGCGGACGATGCGCGCTTTTCCGATCCGGTGGTGCTGATGGGCATTGGCGGGGTCGAATATCATGGCCACACATGGGAATTGGGGCCGCGCAAGGCGAAGGAGATGCTGTTCACCGCCAAGCCGATCGACGCGCATGAGGCGGAACGGCGGGGCATGGTGAACCGCGTCGTGCCGCGTGCGGAGCTGGATGCGCACGCGCTGGCGCTGGCCCGTGAGATTGCACAGATGCACCCGCATGCGCTGGCGATGGCGAAGCGGGCGGTGAACCAGACGCTGGACATCATGGGGCAGAGCACGGCGCTGCAAAGCTGTTTCGATATCCACCAGCTGGGCCATGCGTCGGCCTATGGCCAGACCGGCGAGTTCATCGTGGCGGGGATGGACAAGGTGAAGTCGCACTCATGA
- a CDS encoding IclR family transcriptional regulator, with protein MPRPALAASRAIDILNFMAAAPLRGYSLTELVRQLDLNPASCHALLGAMTRDGYLVRAQRGRVYRLGPALIAIGHAALQCHPVVAAARNQIALLSAELDMDSLLTARLDDRLIALASEGPGRLPGLAVGQRVPLIPPLGTPFLAWANDREVDSWLAKAAGAIDADRLRQSLAMVRQRGYAVTQRSPEQAATGLAVLGMAEEPLAGEWQKRVAERIGQMGEDYLMIEAQPDRLHPVMMISAPVFGDDGAVLCTLSLYGFDRPLPLSRIAALGEAIARHCRAASAIPGEPDKQINEVGRG; from the coding sequence ATGCCCCGCCCGGCCCTGGCCGCGTCACGCGCCATCGATATTTTGAACTTCATGGCGGCTGCGCCACTGCGCGGCTATTCGCTGACAGAGTTGGTGCGGCAGCTGGACCTTAATCCGGCGTCCTGCCACGCGCTGCTGGGCGCGATGACGCGGGACGGCTATCTGGTCCGGGCGCAGCGGGGGCGGGTTTATCGGCTTGGCCCGGCGTTGATCGCGATTGGTCATGCCGCGCTGCAATGCCATCCGGTGGTCGCGGCTGCGCGCAACCAGATCGCGCTTTTATCCGCGGAACTGGACATGGACAGCCTGCTTACCGCGCGGCTGGATGACCGGCTGATCGCGCTGGCGTCGGAGGGGCCGGGGCGGCTGCCGGGGCTGGCGGTGGGTCAGCGGGTTCCGCTTATTCCGCCGCTTGGTACGCCCTTTCTTGCCTGGGCGAACGACCGGGAGGTGGATAGCTGGCTCGCCAAGGCGGCGGGGGCGATCGATGCGGACCGGTTGCGCCAGTCGCTCGCGATGGTGCGGCAGAGGGGCTATGCCGTGACGCAACGCAGCCCCGAGCAGGCGGCGACCGGGCTTGCCGTGCTTGGTATGGCGGAGGAGCCGTTGGCCGGAGAGTGGCAGAAGCGGGTGGCCGAGCGGATCGGCCAGATGGGGGAGGATTATCTGATGATCGAGGCGCAGCCTGATCGGCTGCATCCGGTGATGATGATTTCGGCGCCGGTATTTGGCGACGATGGAGCAGTGCTATGTACTTTGTCGTTATACGGCTTTGACCGACCGCTGCCGCTCTCCCGTATCGCTGCTCTGGGCGAAGCCATTGCGCGGCATTGCCGGGCGGCGAGCGCGATCCCCGGCGAACCGGACAAGCAGATAAATGAAGTTGGGAGAGGCTGA
- a CDS encoding enoyl-CoA hydratase-related protein, with the protein MSILTQVEGGVATLTLNRPDRLNAVTEAMLDEIALTLRGWSVDPAVRCVVLAGAGRGFCAGYDLSGEGEAARAEPMRADEAAARMSVHGEIPLLLHRMPKPTIACLRGPVAGSGLVMAAACDLRIASRTVKFKLAFASAGRCGDPGGSYLLTRLLGAARAREMFLLDEPMLGDEALASRLVNRLVEDEVLETECAALAAKLAGGPTAAFAAMKRNLNAAGAIALEESMAQEAAANAQISLFSHDASEAARAFMERREPNFLGY; encoded by the coding sequence ATGAGCATCTTGACGCAGGTTGAGGGGGGTGTCGCCACGCTTACGCTGAACCGGCCGGATCGGCTGAACGCCGTGACGGAGGCGATGCTGGATGAGATTGCGCTGACGTTGCGTGGCTGGTCCGTTGATCCGGCTGTGCGCTGTGTCGTGCTGGCCGGTGCTGGGCGTGGCTTTTGTGCGGGCTATGATCTGTCGGGTGAGGGGGAGGCGGCGCGGGCCGAACCGATGCGTGCCGATGAGGCCGCCGCGCGGATGAGCGTTCATGGCGAAATTCCGCTGCTGCTTCATCGTATGCCCAAGCCTACGATTGCTTGTTTGCGTGGGCCGGTGGCTGGGAGCGGCTTGGTCATGGCGGCGGCGTGTGACCTGCGGATCGCTTCGCGGACGGTGAAGTTCAAGCTCGCTTTCGCCAGCGCCGGGCGGTGCGGTGATCCTGGGGGCAGCTATCTGCTTACCCGGCTGCTGGGCGCGGCGCGGGCGCGGGAGATGTTCCTGCTGGATGAACCGATGCTGGGGGATGAAGCGCTGGCGAGCAGGTTGGTCAATCGGCTGGTTGAGGATGAGGTACTTGAGACCGAGTGCGCGGCTTTGGCGGCGAAGCTGGCGGGCGGGCCGACGGCGGCCTTTGCGGCGATGAAGCGGAACCTCAATGCGGCGGGCGCCATCGCGCTGGAGGAAAGCATGGCGCAGGAGGCGGCTGCGAACGCGCAGATCAGCTTGTTTTCGCATGATGCGAGTGAAGCGGCGCGGGCATTCATGGAGCGGCGCGAGCCCAATTTTCTCGGTTACTGA
- a CDS encoding amidohydrolase family protein, protein MTTPSLPFPVYDADNHFYEPEDALFRHLPKKWHKDFRFVEVDGRKRLAIKGQISDYIPNPTFERVAAPGTHVKYYKAENPEGLTMREMTGKPIAPPESWRTGKERLAVLDGHNVHAALMFPTLFSVIEKWMSYDHEFLHDALHALNQWTSEEWGFARENRLFGVPVVSLADMDRALAETDWLIKQGARTICIRPSPVPGYRGGRSMGLKDFDPFWARIEEAKIFVSIHASNSDYDYLIEMWTGGAEWLPFESDPFVNCLRIIERAISDTIAAIICGGVFDRFPGVRVVSVENGAKWVIPLIEQLKHVYGQMPQKFMNDPVDQFHRNIFVTPFVEDDFGQLREHMQVNRVLFGSDYPHPEGTEHPLDFLHELTSYSMAEKEMVMSSNLKGLLEGVRN, encoded by the coding sequence ATGACGACGCCCAGCCTTCCGTTTCCCGTCTATGATGCGGACAATCATTTCTATGAGCCAGAGGATGCGCTGTTCCGGCATTTGCCCAAGAAGTGGCACAAGGATTTCCGCTTCGTAGAAGTGGATGGCCGCAAGCGGTTGGCGATCAAGGGGCAGATTTCGGACTATATTCCCAATCCCACCTTTGAGCGGGTGGCTGCGCCGGGGACGCATGTCAAATATTATAAGGCCGAGAACCCGGAAGGGCTGACAATGCGGGAGATGACGGGGAAGCCGATCGCGCCGCCCGAATCCTGGCGGACGGGCAAGGAACGGCTGGCGGTGCTGGACGGCCATAATGTGCATGCGGCGCTCATGTTTCCGACGCTCTTTTCGGTGATCGAAAAGTGGATGAGCTATGATCATGAGTTTTTGCATGATGCTTTGCATGCGTTGAACCAATGGACGAGCGAGGAGTGGGGTTTTGCGCGGGAGAACCGGCTGTTCGGGGTTCCGGTGGTGTCGCTGGCCGACATGGACCGCGCGCTGGCCGAGACCGACTGGCTGATCAAGCAGGGCGCGCGGACGATCTGCATCCGGCCTTCACCAGTGCCGGGCTATCGCGGCGGGCGGTCGATGGGGCTGAAGGATTTCGATCCATTCTGGGCGCGGATTGAGGAGGCGAAAATCTTCGTGTCGATCCATGCTTCCAATTCAGACTATGATTATCTGATCGAGATGTGGACGGGCGGGGCCGAGTGGTTGCCGTTCGAATCCGATCCGTTCGTCAATTGCCTGCGGATCATCGAACGGGCGATTTCCGACACGATCGCGGCGATCATTTGTGGTGGCGTTTTTGACCGCTTCCCCGGTGTTCGGGTGGTGAGTGTCGAGAATGGCGCGAAATGGGTCATCCCGCTGATCGAACAGTTGAAGCATGTTTATGGGCAGATGCCGCAGAAATTCATGAATGATCCCGTTGACCAATTTCATCGGAACATTTTCGTGACGCCCTTTGTCGAGGATGATTTCGGGCAACTGCGAGAACATATGCAAGTCAATCGCGTCTTGTTCGGGAGCGACTATCCGCATCCGGAAGGGACTGAACACCCCCTCGATTTCCTTCATGAGTTGACGAGCTATTCGATGGCGGAGAAGGAAATGGTGATGTCGTCGAACCTCAAGGGCCTGTTGGAAGGCGTGCGCAATTAA
- a CDS encoding flavin-containing monooxygenase → MATAAKAIDTDSIRRAVELADLNALRTALYQNSGDEEIAALPAAAQMSEGQKSLLKERAVEWLADNAGAVDLPEPPEEELRRLMTMLSGEMTDVEFEARRDLPAFRAVPCAVEWEGEKPEIPEGFRIVIIGSGPAGIAAGVQCELLGLPYLLLDRQPEAGGTWTINRYPDVRVDTPSITYEYSFEKLYPWGEHFNRGEDVREYLQHVSRKYGVMANSRFSHDVTGAVFDERRNVWRLDVETPGGREEIVANVVITACGTFANAQLPDIDGVQEFGGQIIHPSAWPEGLDLTGRRVAIIGNGSTGVQLLSAVAERAGHVSVVQRTPQWISPREKYGAPIEPELAWLNENMPGYWNWSRYTATMPLFDIDRLQRVDREWQAQGGKVSKANDDLRAFLTSYIRQETGGREDLIEKLVPDYAPMSRRPVVDNGWYRALTRDNVELLSGSVGRFTKSGFVMADGTERDFDVVIAATGFDVLKYLWPTRYKGLEGQDLHDTWDAGDGPRAYLSMMVPQFPNLFMLYGPNSQPLTGGTGLPQWWLIWASYAAQCVMRMLKEQKGRVDVRPEAFERYNRELDAEAQNWLQMTPEGGIEKNYYVNREHRRLQVNAPWLSPDYHRMCTVVNWDDLELS, encoded by the coding sequence ATGGCCACGGCGGCAAAGGCGATCGACACTGACAGCATCCGGCGGGCGGTTGAACTGGCGGACCTGAATGCGCTGCGGACCGCGCTGTATCAGAATAGCGGGGATGAGGAGATTGCCGCCTTGCCCGCCGCCGCGCAGATGAGCGAGGGGCAGAAATCGCTGCTGAAGGAGCGCGCGGTCGAGTGGCTGGCGGATAATGCCGGTGCGGTGGATTTGCCGGAGCCGCCCGAAGAGGAACTGCGCCGCCTGATGACGATGCTGTCGGGCGAGATGACCGATGTCGAGTTCGAGGCGCGGCGTGACCTTCCGGCCTTCCGTGCCGTTCCTTGCGCCGTCGAATGGGAGGGTGAGAAGCCGGAGATTCCGGAGGGTTTCCGCATCGTCATCATCGGCAGCGGCCCGGCGGGGATCGCGGCGGGGGTGCAGTGTGAGTTGCTTGGGCTGCCCTATCTGCTGCTGGATCGTCAGCCTGAGGCGGGGGGTACATGGACGATCAACCGCTATCCCGACGTGCGGGTCGATACGCCGTCCATCACCTATGAATATAGTTTCGAGAAGCTCTACCCGTGGGGCGAGCATTTCAACCGGGGTGAGGATGTTCGCGAATATCTGCAACATGTCTCGCGCAAATATGGGGTTATGGCGAACAGCCGCTTTAGCCATGATGTGACGGGCGCGGTGTTTGATGAACGTCGCAACGTCTGGCGGCTGGACGTGGAAACGCCGGGCGGGCGTGAGGAAATCGTTGCTAATGTGGTGATCACCGCTTGCGGCACCTTTGCCAATGCGCAGCTGCCGGACATTGACGGCGTGCAGGAGTTCGGCGGGCAGATCATCCATCCGTCGGCTTGGCCCGAAGGGTTGGACCTGACGGGCAGGCGGGTCGCCATCATCGGCAATGGATCGACGGGCGTGCAATTGCTGAGCGCTGTCGCTGAAAGGGCGGGGCATGTCAGCGTCGTGCAGCGGACCCCGCAATGGATCAGCCCGCGCGAGAAATATGGCGCGCCGATCGAGCCGGAACTGGCGTGGCTCAATGAGAATATGCCCGGATACTGGAACTGGTCGCGCTATACCGCGACGATGCCGTTGTTCGACATCGACCGGTTGCAGCGCGTCGATCGCGAATGGCAGGCGCAGGGGGGCAAGGTCAGCAAGGCCAATGATGATCTGCGCGCCTTCCTGACTAGCTATATCCGGCAGGAGACTGGCGGGCGCGAGGATCTGATCGAAAAGCTGGTCCCTGACTACGCGCCCATGTCGCGCCGTCCGGTGGTCGACAATGGATGGTATCGCGCGCTGACCCGCGACAATGTGGAGTTGCTGAGCGGCTCTGTCGGGCGTTTCACAAAGTCGGGCTTTGTGATGGCGGATGGGACGGAGCGGGACTTTGACGTGGTCATCGCCGCGACTGGGTTCGATGTGCTGAAATATCTGTGGCCCACCCGCTACAAGGGGCTGGAGGGCCAGGACCTGCACGACACATGGGACGCGGGCGACGGGCCGCGCGCCTATCTGTCGATGATGGTGCCGCAGTTCCCGAACCTGTTCATGCTGTATGGCCCCAATTCGCAGCCGCTGACCGGCGGCACGGGCCTGCCCCAATGGTGGCTGATCTGGGCGAGCTATGCCGCGCAGTGCGTCATGCGCATGTTGAAGGAGCAGAAGGGCCGCGTCGATGTAAGGCCGGAGGCTTTTGAGCGCTATAATCGTGAACTGGATGCCGAGGCGCAGAACTGGCTTCAGATGACGCCCGAGGGCGGTATCGAGAAGAATTACTATGTGAACCGCGAGCATCGCAGGCTTCAGGTCAACGCGCCTTGGCTCAGCCCCGATTATCACCGCATGTGCACGGTGGTGAATTGGGACGATCTGGAACTGAGCTGA
- a CDS encoding alpha/beta hydrolase, with protein MTGAGAWELPPLREGYAADEALVERRARAAGSADAAERAGETLIGGVRCLVIEPRGRDARGEMIYLHGGGYRLGSPLAYIDYAQRIADAAGRRVTLPFYPLAPEHPFPAALHAVVAVYRGLENRRSVVVAGDSAGGGLAAALCILAARAGERPAGAVLVSPMLDLTARGESLDRNAERDPMFSKSAVLDSAQLYLQGHDPRDPLVSALEADPANFPPTLVLTGGAEVLLDEAVAFATRLALGDRRVTLHVAPGMGHVWPLLAPETGEAQDAIAAIAGFVKALKSTGSEDSV; from the coding sequence GTGACTGGGGCCGGCGCCTGGGAATTGCCGCCGTTGCGAGAAGGCTATGCCGCCGATGAGGCGCTGGTCGAGCGGCGGGCGCGGGCGGCTGGTTCTGCCGATGCTGCGGAGCGGGCGGGCGAGACGCTTATTGGCGGCGTGCGTTGTTTGGTCATTGAGCCGCGCGGGCGTGATGCGCGGGGAGAGATGATCTACCTGCATGGCGGGGGGTATCGGCTGGGGTCGCCGCTTGCCTATATCGACTATGCCCAGAGGATCGCTGATGCGGCGGGGCGGCGGGTCACCCTGCCCTTTTATCCGCTCGCGCCGGAGCATCCCTTTCCGGCGGCTTTGCATGCTGTTGTGGCAGTTTATCGCGGGTTGGAGAATAGGCGTTCGGTGGTGGTCGCGGGAGACTCCGCCGGGGGCGGGCTGGCGGCGGCGCTGTGCATATTGGCGGCGCGGGCTGGTGAGCGGCCTGCGGGTGCTGTTCTGGTGTCGCCGATGCTGGATTTGACGGCGCGGGGCGAGAGCCTTGATCGTAATGCAGAGCGTGATCCGATGTTTTCGAAGTCCGCCGTGCTGGATAGCGCGCAGCTATATTTGCAGGGGCATGATCCGCGCGATCCGCTGGTTTCGGCGCTGGAGGCTGACCCGGCGAACTTTCCGCCGACATTGGTGCTGACGGGCGGTGCGGAGGTGTTGCTGGATGAGGCGGTTGCCTTTGCCACGCGGCTGGCGCTTGGGGATCGGCGGGTCACGCTGCATGTCGCGCCGGGCATGGGGCATGTCTGGCCTTTGCTGGCGCCTGAAACTGGCGAAGCGCAGGATGCAATCGCGGCGATTGCGGGCTTTGTGAAGGCGCTGAAATCTACTGGCTCCGAGGATTCCGTGTAG
- a CDS encoding Zn-dependent alcohol dehydrogenase, producing MRALIYEGPGKVRFVEDVEVREPGAGEVLVRIVASGICHSDISVINGTIDWPAPAVLGHEGAGIVEKLGPGVTELAVGDHVALHTLANCGRCGPCESGRPTHCRQSYGNRAQPFSRNGEPVSSFAATSTFVEKTVVKANQAVRIDPTVPLDIACVVGCGVLTGVGSVVNRARVKPGETAAVFGIGGIGLNVLQGLRLSGASRIIAIDLLPTREEKAREFGATDFIDASQGDVPQRIKDIVSGGNPDHGSGVDWAFECVGSTRVLNDAMASLGWGGNCVIVGTTAAGTMAEVSLTPLSFVDRGVMGARYGASRPHQDIPSYIAQYRQGKLLLDELVTQRYDLSDFERAFHDLEEGKLARGVFVL from the coding sequence ATGCGGGCGCTGATCTATGAAGGGCCGGGCAAGGTTCGTTTTGTCGAGGATGTCGAAGTGCGCGAGCCGGGCGCGGGCGAGGTGCTGGTGCGCATCGTGGCGAGTGGCATTTGCCATTCCGACATTTCCGTCATCAACGGCACGATCGATTGGCCTGCGCCTGCGGTACTGGGCCATGAAGGGGCGGGCATCGTCGAGAAGCTGGGGCCGGGCGTCACCGAGCTGGCGGTGGGCGATCATGTGGCGCTGCATACGCTCGCCAATTGCGGACGTTGCGGCCCGTGCGAGAGCGGCAGGCCGACCCACTGCCGTCAGTCCTATGGCAATCGGGCACAGCCCTTCAGTCGCAATGGCGAGCCGGTGTCGAGCTTTGCGGCGACGTCGACCTTTGTCGAGAAGACGGTGGTGAAGGCCAATCAGGCGGTCAGGATTGATCCGACGGTGCCGCTCGACATTGCCTGCGTCGTGGGTTGCGGCGTGCTGACGGGGGTGGGATCGGTCGTCAACCGGGCGCGCGTGAAGCCGGGTGAGACGGCGGCGGTGTTCGGCATTGGCGGCATCGGGCTTAACGTGTTGCAGGGCTTGCGGCTTTCCGGGGCGAGCCGGATCATCGCGATCGACTTGCTGCCGACGCGCGAGGAGAAGGCGCGGGAGTTCGGGGCGACGGATTTTATCGATGCGTCGCAAGGCGATGTGCCGCAGCGGATCAAGGACATCGTGTCGGGCGGCAATCCCGATCATGGCAGCGGCGTCGATTGGGCTTTCGAGTGTGTCGGTAGTACGCGGGTGCTGAACGATGCGATGGCGAGTCTTGGCTGGGGCGGCAATTGCGTGATCGTCGGGACGACAGCGGCGGGGACGATGGCAGAGGTATCGCTGACGCCGCTCTCCTTTGTCGATCGCGGGGTGATGGGTGCGCGCTATGGAGCGTCGCGGCCGCATCAGGATATCCCGTCCTATATCGCGCAATATCGGCAGGGTAAGCTGCTGCTGGATGAGCTGGTGACGCAGCGTTACGATCTTTCAGACTTCGAACGGGCCTTCCACGATTTGGAGGAAGGCAAGCTGGCGCGCGGGGTGTTTGTGCTGTGA
- a CDS encoding class I adenylate-forming enzyme family protein, which translates to MSQDVIEQLRANLRDHQDDRGIEFEGRWVSWGEVARYGDAVVALLDAAGCPPSAKVGIIIRNRLAHAAAVVGLLAHRRSVSFIYPFLPATAIADNVENLGAAAILADEQDWPNFWEAAGQAGCAGIAFGGIDDAPMLVDGLKKCRRSSFDDALPDGGIEVLSSGTTGTPKRIPMPLKLLERAVMSAPGAESGSAPPVQINIWPLGGVGGVCLLTGAAVNNTPLVLMERFTVEGLVDALRRHRPDTLGLNPTAIAMIMDANVSPEDMASVKSVSGGSAYLDPDLQERFEQRYKLPILWGMGATEFCGTIVRWTPQMRAERGDSKRGSTGLPMPGVEIRAVDPESGAKVPRGAEGLLEVHCPSVRPDWVRTTDLVMIDEDGYVFHRGRHDGAIVRGGFKILPERVVDVLRQHPAVVDASVVGIPDPRLGAVPVAAVELSRSAGAVDEQALLAHVRAELPPTHVPVEIRIVDALPRTPSLKVSLTEIKKMFLADAA; encoded by the coding sequence GTGAGCCAGGACGTTATCGAGCAGCTTCGCGCCAATTTGCGCGACCATCAAGATGATCGCGGCATCGAGTTTGAGGGCCGGTGGGTGAGTTGGGGCGAGGTGGCGCGCTATGGCGATGCCGTCGTTGCGCTGCTCGACGCTGCCGGGTGCCCGCCATCGGCGAAGGTCGGCATCATCATCCGCAACCGGCTGGCCCATGCGGCGGCGGTGGTGGGGCTGCTGGCGCACAGGCGGTCGGTGAGTTTCATCTATCCGTTCCTTCCTGCGACGGCGATTGCGGACAATGTCGAGAATTTGGGAGCCGCGGCGATATTGGCGGATGAGCAGGACTGGCCGAACTTTTGGGAGGCTGCGGGACAGGCTGGTTGCGCGGGGATCGCTTTTGGCGGGATCGATGACGCGCCCATGCTGGTCGATGGGCTGAAGAAGTGCAGGCGATCCTCGTTCGACGATGCCTTGCCCGATGGGGGGATCGAAGTGCTGTCGAGCGGGACGACGGGGACGCCCAAGCGCATTCCTATGCCGCTGAAGCTGCTGGAGCGGGCCGTGATGAGCGCGCCCGGTGCGGAGTCCGGCAGCGCGCCGCCGGTGCAGATCAACATCTGGCCGCTGGGCGGGGTGGGGGGCGTGTGCCTGCTGACGGGCGCTGCGGTCAATAATACGCCGTTGGTGCTGATGGAGCGCTTCACGGTCGAAGGGCTGGTGGATGCTCTGCGACGGCACAGGCCCGATACGCTGGGCCTTAATCCCACCGCGATCGCGATGATCATGGACGCCAATGTGTCGCCAGAGGACATGGCGAGCGTGAAGAGCGTTTCGGGGGGATCGGCCTATCTCGACCCCGATCTTCAGGAGCGGTTCGAGCAGCGCTATAAGCTACCGATCCTGTGGGGTATGGGCGCGACGGAATTTTGCGGCACGATCGTCCGCTGGACGCCGCAGATGCGGGCGGAGCGCGGGGACAGCAAGCGGGGCAGCACGGGGCTGCCGATGCCGGGTGTTGAGATACGCGCTGTTGATCCGGAAAGCGGCGCGAAAGTGCCGCGCGGGGCGGAAGGATTGCTGGAAGTGCATTGCCCGTCCGTGCGGCCTGATTGGGTGCGGACCACCGATCTGGTGATGATCGATGAGGACGGATATGTCTTTCATCGGGGACGGCATGACGGCGCGATCGTGCGCGGGGGCTTCAAGATATTGCCTGAGCGGGTGGTTGATGTGCTGCGCCAGCATCCTGCCGTTGTCGATGCCTCCGTGGTGGGTATCCCCGACCCGCGGTTGGGGGCGGTGCCGGTGGCTGCGGTCGAATTGAGCCGGAGCGCAGGGGCGGTGGACGAGCAGGCGCTGCTGGCGCATGTGCGGGCCGAACTGCCGCCGACGCATGTGCCGGTGGAAATCCGGATCGTCGATGCGCTGCCGCGCACGCCTTCGCTGAAGGTCAGCCTGACCGAAATCAAGAAGATGTTCCTGGCCGACGCCGCATGA